A single genomic interval of Lathyrus oleraceus cultivar Zhongwan6 chromosome 7, CAAS_Psat_ZW6_1.0, whole genome shotgun sequence harbors:
- the LOC127107603 gene encoding uncharacterized protein LOC127107603, protein MGSSKRLAKLISTIAFSTYFVIIIFQLPIFSVPCRTGICKTPLELTSSQLIASEVFPLFIVKALIYPGTVAKAIFKQKTIPSYRSLLHNFNTRTISVESELQRLEVLAGSYLCVGGAILGLIKPGRMGLFGILLLMLGLIREPIMGKSDLTRAKGIQIHPTIFIALVSAFFSIRSDVREIIRTFNLKRVGKAKYY, encoded by the exons ATGGGTTCTTCAAAGCGATTGGCAAAACTCATTTCCACCATTGCTTTTTCCACTTATTTCGTTATCATCATTTTTCAGCTTCCCATTTTCAG TGTTCCATGCAGAACCGGAATCTGCAAGACACCATTAGAATTGACATCTTCTCAATTAATTGCAAGTGAGGTTTTTCCTCTTTTCATAGTGAAAGCTCTTATCTACCCAGGAACAGTTGCAAAGGCTATTTTCAAGCAGAAAACCATCCCAAGTTACAGAAGCTTGTTGCACAATTTCAATACAAGGACAATCTCTGTTGAATCGGAACTCCAACGACTAGAG GTTCTTGCAGGAAGCTATTTGTGTGTAGGAGGAGCAATCTTGGGTCTGATAAAACCAGGAAGAATGGGGCTTTTTGGAATACTTCTTCTTATGTTGGGTCTGATCAGAGAACCTATCATGGGAAAATCTGATTTGACTCGTGCAAAGGGTATTCAAATCCATCCAACCATTTTTATTGCTCTAGTCTCAGCATTCTTCTCCATTAGAAGCGATGTTAGAGAGATAATTCGTACCTTTAATCTAAAGCGTGTTGGGAAGGCAAAATATTACTAA